A DNA window from Setaria viridis chromosome 2, Setaria_viridis_v4.0, whole genome shotgun sequence contains the following coding sequences:
- the LOC117845166 gene encoding uncharacterized protein isoform X1: MGAFQLQPPELHNSREGRGGREREQGGREESLPVESGSSSREARTSKKGERESRGTFPWIGSFAFAAEEGGEEGPVSPLSAAAESSRSQEGAEEEEMFPPGLIHHRPDGPAPGDGAPRSGPGGGPGGPSLVLTADPKPRLRWTADLHERFVDAVAQLGGPEKATPKTILRTMGVKGLTLFHLKSHLQKYRLGKQSGKEGSEQSKDASYLLDAQSGMSVSPRVAAQDVKESQEVKEALRAQMEVQRRLHEQVEVQKRVQIRMEALQKYIDSILESACKMVTEQFASSGFSISDPDLPEISPGGVMCGPTDTLSSSVFNQLSVSSIDSHSPGGKPSPSGIEGPPMLLQKSPELKRRSS, from the exons ATGGGAGCCTTCCAGCTCCAGCCACCAGAACTTCACAATTCACGAGAAGgaagaggggggagagagagagaacaggGGGGGAGAGAGGAATCGCTGCCAGTGGAAAGTGGCAGTAGCAGCAGAGAAGCACGAACTAGcaagaaaggggagagagaaagCCGAGGGACTTTTCCTTGGATTGGATCCTTCGCTTTTgctgcggaggagggaggagaagaaggcccTGTCTCTCCTCTTTCTGCTGCTGCGGAGAGCAGCAGGAGTCAggagggagcagaggaggaggagatgttcCCGCCTGGCCTGATCCACCACCGCCCAGACGGCCCCGCgcccggcgacggggcaccgcgctccggccccggcggcggcccgggCGGGCCGAGCCTGGTGTTGACGGCAGACCCCAAGCCGAGACTGCGGTGGACGGCCGACCTGCACGAGCGCTTCGTGGACGCTGTCGCCCAGCTCGGCGGGCCCGAGA AAGCGACACCAAAAACTATCTTGAGGACAATGGGTGTCAAGGGGCTTACGCTTTTCCACCTGAAGAGCCATCTTCAG AAATACAGACTAGGCAAACAATCTGGTAAAGAGGGGTCAGAGCAATCTAAAGATG CATCCTATCTTCTAGATGCTCAAAGTGGAATGAGTGTATCCCCTAGAGTTGCTGCCCAGGATGTGAAAGA AAGTCAAGAAGTCAAAGAGGCACTGAGAGCGCAGATGGAAGTGCAACGCAGACTGCATGAACAAGTGGAG GTCCAGAAGCGTGTGCAGATCAGAATGGAAGCGCTTCAGAAGTACATTGATAGTATTCTGGAGAGTGCATGCAAGATGGTCACTGAGCAGTTCGCCTCAAGTGGCTTCAGCATCTCCGACCCTGATCTCCCAGAGATATCCCCTGGTGGGGTTATGTGTGGTCCCACTGACACGTTGAGCTCTTCTGTCTTCAACCAGCTCTCTGTCAGTTCAATTGACTCGCACAGTCCAGGAGGCAAGCCTTCTCCCTCGGGCATCGAAGGACCACCAATGCTCCTCCAGAAGTCGCCTGAGCTCAAACGGAGGTCCTCTTGA
- the LOC117845166 gene encoding uncharacterized protein isoform X2 produces MGAFQLQPPELHNSREGRGGREREQGGREESLPVESGSSSREARTSKKGERESRGTFPWIGSFAFAAEEGGEEGPVSPLSAAAESSRSQEGAEEEEMFPPGLIHHRPDGPAPGDGAPRSGPGGGPGGPSLVLTADPKPRLRWTADLHERFVDAVAQLGGPEKATPKTILRTMGVKGLTLFHLKSHLQKYRLGKQSGKEGSEQSKDASYLLDAQSGMSVSPRVAAQDVKDQEVKEALRAQMEVQRRLHEQVEVQKRVQIRMEALQKYIDSILESACKMVTEQFASSGFSISDPDLPEISPGGVMCGPTDTLSSSVFNQLSVSSIDSHSPGGKPSPSGIEGPPMLLQKSPELKRRSS; encoded by the exons ATGGGAGCCTTCCAGCTCCAGCCACCAGAACTTCACAATTCACGAGAAGgaagaggggggagagagagagaacaggGGGGGAGAGAGGAATCGCTGCCAGTGGAAAGTGGCAGTAGCAGCAGAGAAGCACGAACTAGcaagaaaggggagagagaaagCCGAGGGACTTTTCCTTGGATTGGATCCTTCGCTTTTgctgcggaggagggaggagaagaaggcccTGTCTCTCCTCTTTCTGCTGCTGCGGAGAGCAGCAGGAGTCAggagggagcagaggaggaggagatgttcCCGCCTGGCCTGATCCACCACCGCCCAGACGGCCCCGCgcccggcgacggggcaccgcgctccggccccggcggcggcccgggCGGGCCGAGCCTGGTGTTGACGGCAGACCCCAAGCCGAGACTGCGGTGGACGGCCGACCTGCACGAGCGCTTCGTGGACGCTGTCGCCCAGCTCGGCGGGCCCGAGA AAGCGACACCAAAAACTATCTTGAGGACAATGGGTGTCAAGGGGCTTACGCTTTTCCACCTGAAGAGCCATCTTCAG AAATACAGACTAGGCAAACAATCTGGTAAAGAGGGGTCAGAGCAATCTAAAGATG CATCCTATCTTCTAGATGCTCAAAGTGGAATGAGTGTATCCCCTAGAGTTGCTGCCCAGGATGTGAAAGA TCAAGAAGTCAAAGAGGCACTGAGAGCGCAGATGGAAGTGCAACGCAGACTGCATGAACAAGTGGAG GTCCAGAAGCGTGTGCAGATCAGAATGGAAGCGCTTCAGAAGTACATTGATAGTATTCTGGAGAGTGCATGCAAGATGGTCACTGAGCAGTTCGCCTCAAGTGGCTTCAGCATCTCCGACCCTGATCTCCCAGAGATATCCCCTGGTGGGGTTATGTGTGGTCCCACTGACACGTTGAGCTCTTCTGTCTTCAACCAGCTCTCTGTCAGTTCAATTGACTCGCACAGTCCAGGAGGCAAGCCTTCTCCCTCGGGCATCGAAGGACCACCAATGCTCCTCCAGAAGTCGCCTGAGCTCAAACGGAGGTCCTCTTGA
- the LOC117845272 gene encoding myb family transcription factor PHL7 has protein sequence MYSPKPEASFGSTHTNSVANQQQMELAGNNMGPSNGANNNNNLAARQRLRWTNELHERFVEAVTQLGGPDRATPKGVLRIMGVPGLTIYHVKSHLQKYRLAKYIPDASTDGNKADNKDPGDLLAGLEGSSGLPISEALKLQMEVQKRLHEQLEVQRQLQLRIEAQGKYLQKIIEEQQRLTGVKSETPAAGASVTVSSDQFPDSERTEPSTPAPTSESPTQVGASNRDTGERAEATKSTCHGDSLSRHEPLTPDSNCQNGSPPASPNHERAAKRQRGSGNEFVDVETDFSHPRHIFESSLGPEFEQYSMSYSGH, from the exons ATGTACTCGCCCAAACCAGAAGCTAGTTTTGGCTCAACTCATACCAACTCAGTTGCAAATCAGCAGCAAATGGAATTAGCTGGAAACAATATGGGTCCTAGTAACGGAGCAAATAACAATAACAACCTAGCTGCAAGGCAACGCCTACGGTGGACAAATGAACTTCATGAAAGATTTGTTGAAGCTGTTACCCAACTTGGTGGTCCTGATA GAGCAACCCCAAAAGGAGTTTTGAGAATTATGGGTGTACCAGGATTAACAATATATCATGTGAAAAGTCACTTGCAG AAATATAGGCTAGCAAAGTACATTCCTGATGCTTCAACTGATG GCAACAAGGCTGATAACAAGGACCCTGGGGATTTGCTTGCGGGACTTGAGGGATCTTC TGGGTTGCCAATATCTGAAGCCCTCAAGCTGCAGATGGAGGTCCAGAAACGGCTGCATGAACAGTTAGAA GTACAAAGGCAGCTGCAGTTGCGAATTGAGGCTCAGGGGAAGTACCTCCAGAAGATCATTGAAGAGCAACAGCGCTTAACTGGTGTGAAATCTGAAACTCCTGCAGCAGGTGCTTCTGTCACAGTATCAAGTGATCAATTCCCTGACTCTGAACGGACCGAGCCCTCGACTCCTGCACCGACATCCGAGTCTCCAACTCAAGTTGGTGCTTCGAATAGAGACACTGGAGAACGAGCTGAAGCAACCAAGAGCACCTGTCATGGTGATTCTCTCTCCCGTCACGAGCCACTGACCCCTGATTCCAACTGCCAGAATGGTTCTCCTCCTGCGAGTCCAAACCATGAGAGGGCAGCAAAGAGGCAACGGGGCAGTGGTAACGAATTCGTAGATGTGGAGACTGATTTTTCCCATCCGCGCCACATCTTTGAGTCGAGCTTGGGCCCAGAGTTCGAGCAGTATTCAATGTCCTACTCAGGCCATTAG
- the LOC117842394 gene encoding uncharacterized protein, with protein MAELGIEAARWMVGKALGPASSGLLEAWAASTELGTNIENLRMELLYAEGMLNNARDRGRGSGPDIQNPALSELLQKLRGLAYRADDVLDELEYFRIQDELDGTYHAADEHGGGCLHNNALNARHIARNIRKMLGFSNGSGGSATRDEPEDEDTRGVSCGAWPCLDPKTPDDDNDEQQEDASRGVLCRAVWPCGRASSKPPMPPADRGDQEVASGCMSRLATAATAKIPGFSKCSRGSADHSQSHEEKEDASRGVLCGAVWPCARASSTPPPNQDQEAHDGCMDSLISGVRGTINTVGKHLPSYSVSQAQNADHSNVASTTGGRSLSSIETPKLKFDRVEMSRKMQEIVEQLKPLCAKVSSILNLEFLAANCRASQRMATIRPITTSEPIEPQRNAREEETSNIIRDITKGEYCDKDLTVLPIVGPGGIGKTTLTQYIYSDEDLKNHFEVKLWVCVSVSFSMHRLIQEIADKLPNDKKDSADKKIEEQLKSKRFLLVLDDMWDCSNEDEWKRFLVPFRKGQTKGSVILVTTRFPAVAQIVKTTDQWIDLNGLDNKEFEKFFFACVFGDKQKTKCHSELVDIGYKIVKKLKGSPLAAKTVGRLLRNHLDKDHWTRVLESKEWESQNGDHDIMPALKLSFDYLPFHLQQCFIYCALFPEDYKFGKQELIHLWIGLDVLHSRGENKSIEVIGLNYLTELVNHGLFKREEDAYGNTYYIIHDLLHELARKVSADECLSICSSNNLRSLQIPQSIRHLSINIDESSVKDRKTFEICKEDFSVLGKKLKFENLHSLMLFGEHQGSFVKTFRGLFSKAKAIRVIFISGENHSVEDLLHNFSNLVHLRYLRIAGSLRYLLEGSQTPKDISRFYHLRVVDIKECRSSYDLPRHMGNLLKLRHFLVPDDGMHASIFEVGRLKSLQELRRFKVRKESKGFELTQMGHLLELCGSLSIDSLENVEGREEVDEAKLMQKKHLQELILIWNDTQSNKDGRAREEQVLEGLKPHSNLVKLSIRGHGGRTCPSWLGVNLSVENLESLFLNGVAWKVFPPIGEFQLVNGAAEEISSNIPGQHFKNLKRIELVNLARLQRWVVGSSGQLLSHLEELTIRDCPQLVELPFSNSTCSEQEQKTTFPRLQKLVIYSCPKLVSLPPVPWSSSLRSVHIYRVGLDFESVSYRKDQRELDIRGKGHAQDMTASFWTVLDFDKLTGLDKLSIGLCPLLPLDGLQKLSSTIKFLHLSQCNMFSGKELGQMLSCMPQLSGLDIYGCKKITGLGVVEQLEEGKEEIATDGLLLLPPQLQRLEIWSCPELSLRPDSPHGGEKGGGLQGLAFLVSLRVWECPKFLASYLPWPSSSCFPFPTSLQSLDLDGMETLAPLSNLASLTELSIAQCGDLGGVDLGHLLANGCLRELSVDETPNFFSIECSEEPLELEMLQLQSLETDDVASVLAAPICRLLSSSLTSLSIRMRDMERFTKEQDEALQLLTSLQRLELSDCDKLQCLPAGLQKLANLETLVIPGTPAIIHSLHRGSLPDSLQVLEISGGELSISECSAIRSLPKESLPNSLQKLWIYNCPAIRALPKGGLPSSLQVLDVRYGNSEDLRRQCRKLIGTVPVVRA; from the coding sequence atggcggagcTCGGCATCGAGGCGGCGCGATGGATGGTCGGCAAGGCTCTGGGGCCCGCTTCGAGCGGGCTGCTGGAGGCGTGGGCGGCCAGCACTGAGCTCGGTACCAACATTGAAAATCTCAGGATGGAGCTGCTGTACGCGGAGGGCATGCTCAACAATGCCCGAGACCGCGGCCGTGGCAGCGGCCCGGATATCCAGAACCCGGCCCTGTCGGAGCTGCTGCAGAAGCTCCGGGGCCTGGCGTACAGGGCCGACGACGTGCTGGACGAGCTCGAGTACTTCCGCATCCAGGACGAGCTCGACGGCACCTACCATGCGGCTGACGAGCATGGCGGGGGCTGCCTCCACAACAACGCACTCAATGCCCGCCATATCGCCAGAAACATTAGAAAGATGCTTGGCTTCTCCAACGGCTCCGGTGGCTCTGCTACCCGCGATGAGCCCGAGGATGAAGATACGAGAGGAGTCTCATGTGGAGCTTGGCCATGTCTTGATCCTAAAACTCCTGATGATGACAACGATGAGCAACAAGAAGATGCAAGCCGAGGAGTCCTTTGTCGGGCTGTCTGGCCATGTGGAAGGGCCTCCTCGAAGCCACCCATGCCGCCGGCCGACAGGGGCGACCAAGAGGTCGCCAGCGGCTGCATGAGTAGGCTCGCCACTGCTGCTACTGCAAAAATACCTGGCTTCTCCAAGTGCTCCCGCGGCTCTGCTGACCATAGTCAGTCtcatgaagaaaaagaagatgcaAGCCGAGGGGTCCTGTGTGGGGCTGTTTGGCCCTGTGCAAGGGCCTCATCGACGCCACCGCCCAACCAGGACCAAGAGGCTCATGATGGCTGCATGGATAGCCTCATCTCCGGTGTCCGTGGCACCATCAATACCGTCGGTAAACACCTTCCATCCTACTCTGTTTCACAAGCTCAAAATGCTGACCACTCCAATGTTGCATCGACTACTGGAGGTCGATCCCTCAGTTCGATAGAAACACCAAAACTTAAGTTCGATAGGGTCGAGATGTCTCGAAAGATGCAGGAGATTGTAGAGCAGTTAAAGCCTCTGTGCGCCAAGGTATCTTCCATTCTTAATCTGGAGTTCTTGGCAGCTAACTGTAGGGCTTCCCAGCGCATGGCTACAATTCGGCCCATAACCACCTCAGAGCCTATAGAGCCCCAACGTAATGCTAGAGAGGAGGAGACAAGTAATATTATTCGTGACATTACCAAGGGAGAATACTGTGACAAGGACCTTACAGTGCTTCCAATTGTTGGTCCAGGGGGCATAGGGAAGACAACTCTAACGCAATACATATACAGTGATGAGGACCTAAAAAACCATTTTGAAGTAAAATTGTGGGTATGTGTATCGGTCAGTTTCAGCATGCATAGGTTGATACAAGAGATTGCTGATAAACTCCCAAATGACAAAAAGGATAGTGCAGATAAaaagattgaagaacaactaaaATCTAAAAGGTTTTTGCTTGTCTTGGATGATATGTGGGATTGTAGTAATGAGGATGAGTGGAAAAGGTTTCTTGTGCCTTTCAGGAAAGGACAAACAAAGGGCAGTGTAATTCTAGTAACAACTCGGTTTCCTGCAGTAGCACAAATAGTTAAAACAACAGATCAGTGGATAGACCTGAATGGTTTAGACAACAAAGAATTTGAGAAGTTCTTCTTTGCATGTGTGTTTGGCGACAAGCAAAAAACAAAGTGTCATAGTGAATTAGTTGATATTGGATATAAAATAGTGAAAAAACTGAAGGGCTCCCCTCTTGCTGCAAAAACCGTCGGGAGATTGTTGAGAAACCACCTCGACAAGGATCATTGGACTAGAGTTTTAGAAAGTAAAGAATGGGAGTCACAAAATGGGGATCATGATATCATGCCAGCATTGAAGCTTAGCTTTGACTATCTCCCTTTCCATCTGCAACAGTGCTTCATTTATTGTGCATTGTTTCCAGAAGATTACAAGTTTGGTAAACAAGAGCTAATTCACCTTTGGATAGGTCTAGATGTCCTTCACTCACGTGGTGAAAATAAAAGCATTGAAGTAATAGGACTAAACTATTTGACAGAACTGGTTAATCATGGATTGTTCAAGAGGGAAGAAGATGCATATGGGAACACTTATTATATTATTCATGATCTACTACATGAGTTAGCTAGAAAGGTTTCAGCAGATGAATGTCTTAGCATATGTAGTTCAAATAATTTGAGATCCTTACAAATCCCCCAGTCGATACGCCATTTATCTATCAACATAGATGAGTCAAGTGTCAAGGATAGGAAGACTTTTGAAATCTGTAAGGAAGATTTTAGTGTGCTGGGGAAAAAGTTGAAATTTGAGAACCTACACTCATTGATGTTATTTGGGGAACATCAAGGTAGCTTTGTGAAGACTTTTCGTGGTTTGTTCAGTAAAGCAAAAGCCATTCGTGTTATTTTTATATCTGGAGAAAACCATAGTGTGGAAGACTTATTGCACAACTTTTCAAACCTTGTCCATCTCCGTTATCTTCGGATAGCAGGATCACTCCGTTATCTTCTAGAAGGATCACAAACACCCAAGGACATTTCAAGATTTTACCACCTCAGGGTTGTAGACATAAAAGAATGTCGTAGTTCTTACGATTTACCAAGACATATGGGCAACCTCTTAAAGTTGCGCCATTTTCTAGTTCCAGACGATGGAATGCATGCAAGCATTTTTGAAGTGGGGAGATTAAAATCACTACAAGAGCTAAGAAGATTTAAGGTCAGAAAAGAAAGTAAGGGTTTCGAATTGACGCAGATGGGACATTTGCTAGAGCTTTGCGGATCATTGAGCATCGACAGCCTTGAAAATGTTGAAGGAAGGGAAGAAGTAGATGAAGCAAAGTTAATGCAGAAGAAACACTTGCAGGAGTTGATATTGATTTGGAATGATACACAATCCAACAAGGATGGTCGTGCACGAGAAGAACAAGTTCTCGAAGGCCTCAAGCCACATAGCAATCTCGTAAAGCTAAGTATTAGAGGGCATGGGGGTCGCACCTGTCCTTCATGGCTAGGTGTGAACCTCTCGGTTGAAAACTTGGAATCTCTTTTCCTAAATGGTGTGGCTTGGAAAGTGTTTCCACCTATCGGTGAGTTTCAGCTAGTTAATGGGGCTGCTGAAGAAATTTCGAGTAATATCCCTGGCCAACACTTTAAAAATTTGAAAAGGATAGAACTTGTAAATTTAGCAAGGCTGCAAAGATGGGTCGTAGGTAGCTCCGGTCAACTGTTATCCCACTTGGAAGAGCTCACCATCAGAGATTGCCCTCAACTCGTGGAGCTGCCATTTTCTAATTCTACTTGCAGTGAGCAGGAGCAAAAGACCACGTTTCCTAGACTACAAAAGCTGGTTATCTATTCCTGCCCGAAACTGGTGTCCTTGCCTCCTGTTCCTTGGAGCAGCTCTCTGCGCTCTGTTCATATATACAGAGTTGGTTTAGACTTTGAGTCAGTGAGCTACCGGAAGGATCAACGTGAATTGGACATTCGTGGAAAGGGCCATGCTCAGGACATGACGGCGTCGTTCTGGACGGTATTGGACTTTGACAAATTAACCGGACTAGACAAGTTGAGTATTGGACTTTGCCCTCTCCTGCCGCTCGATGGCCTCCAAAAGCTGTCGTCAACTATAAAGTTTCTGCACCTATCTCAATGCAACATGTTTAGTGGGAAGGAACTAGGACAAATGCTCTCTTGCATGCCGCAGCTCTCAGGACTGGATATTTATGGATGCAAGAAGATCACAGGGTTAGGTGTGGTGGAGCAGctggaggagggaaaggaggaAATAGCAACAGATGGGTTGCTGCTCTTACCTCCCCAACTACAGAGGCTGGAGATTTGGAGCTGCCCAGAGCTAAGCCTCCGCCCCGATTCACCACACGGTGGTGAAAAGGGAGGAGGGCTCCAAGGTCTGGCCTTTCTCGTTTCCTTGAGGGTTTGGGAATGCCCCAAGTTCCTGGCCAGCTATTTACCTtggccctcttcttcttgtttcccCTTCCCAACCTCCCTGCAATCCCTCGACCTCGATGGCATGGAGACGCTGGCGCCCCTCTCAAACCTCGCCTCTCTCACGGAGTTGTCGATTGCGCAATGCGGGGATTTAGGAGGCGTGGATTTGGGGCATCTCCTTGCCAACGGCTGCCTCCGCGAATTATCCGTCGATGAAACTCCCAATTTCTTCTCCATTGAATGTTCAGAGGAGcccttggagttggagatgcTTCAACTGCAGTCGCTGGAGACGGATGACGTCGCGAGTGTCCTTGCCGCACCCATCTGCAGACTCTTGTCTTCCTCCCTCACCAGTTTATCCATTAGGATGAGGGACATGGAGCGCTTCACAAAGGAGCAGGACGAGGCCCTTCAGCTCCTCACCTCCCTACAGCGACTCGAATTGTCGGATTGCGACAAGCTGCAGTGCCTCCCGGCGGGCCTACAGAAACTGGCAAACCTCGAAACATTAGTGATTCCCGGCACTCCAGCCATTATCCACTCCCTGCACAGGGGCAGCCTCCCTGATTCCCTGCAAGTATTGGAAATCTCGGGAGGAGAATTATCAATCTCCGAGTGCTCAGCCATCCGCTCACTGCCCAAGGAGAGCCTCCCTAATTCCCTGCAAAAATTATGGATCTACAACTGTCCAGCCATCCGGGCGCTTCCCAAGGGCGGCCTCCCAAGTTCACTGCAGGTGTTAGATGTCCGCTATGGCAACAGCGAGGACCTAAGAAGGCAGTGCCGCAAGCTGATTGGAACCGTTCCAGTAGTCAGAGCCTGA
- the LOC117842397 gene encoding pentatricopeptide repeat-containing protein At2g37320, translated as MPSHLVSHFNNHSVIPALAVVRLVVAYFGTSSALERSRKHGRGKIHNALRILDLIPTKHHDDEEDIPSHRRLINDCMYDILGVQSKRNVMRKRKEDFVNSSSNQARPKSNDMVSSNISVCPSMTRFTKDDLLMHIVELHRRGGISSDASILASALSSCADMKTLTGGAHLQALLVKVGYDSSVLVGSALISFYSRCGQLQKAHRVFQGMTAKNTISWTALISGYAQDNQVEPCLHLFALMRHSMCKPNDITFATIFSMCTNHAFLALGRSVQGLQMKMGFDSYVHVSNALISMYAKCGSIGEAQAIFENIACKDLVSWNSMIFGYSQHGLAEHCINLLKQMEEHIIPDAISFLGVLSSCRHACLVTEGRRCFRVMIEHGIEPELDHYSCMVDLLGRAGLLDEAWDLIQTMSMPPNGVIWGSLLASCRVHGSVSIGIQAAEHRLKLEPSCAATHVQLANLYASIGCWSDVARVRKVMKERGLKTNIGCSWIEVGNKVYTFTAENRSKSQVNDVLAILDCLQSHMDHKYDILIDGLDWDDPEHIK; from the coding sequence ATGCCTAGTCATCTCGTCTCCCATTTCAACAACCATTCTGTTATACCAGCATTGGCAGTAGTTCGTCTAGTCGTGGCATATTTTGGCACATCCTCAGCACTTGAGAGATCAAGAAAGCATGGGCGTGGCAAGATTCACAATGCATTGAGGATTTTGGACCTTATACCAACCAAGCACCATGATGACGAAGAGGACATTCCATCTCATCGCCGCCTTATCAATGACTGTATGTATGACATCCTGGGAGTTCAATCAAAACGGAATGTTATGCGAAAGAGAAAAGAGGACTTTGTTAACTCAAGCTCAAATCAAGCACGGCCCAAAAGCAATGACATGGTCTCAAGCAATATCTCAGTATGCCCTTCCATGACTAGATTCACAAAGGATGACTTGCTTATGCATATAGTGGAGCTGCATAGGAGAGGGGGCATCAGTTCAGATGCATCTATTTTGGCATCTGCACTGAGTTCCTGTGCTGATATGAAAACTCTTACTGGAGGTGCACATCTTCAGGCTTTACTAGTGAAAGTAGGATATGACTCCTCTGTCCTTGTTGGGAGCGCACTGATCAGCTTTTATTCAAGATGTGGCCAGTTGCAAAAAGCTCATCGGGTTTTCCAGGGCATGACAGCAAAAAACACTATCTCATGGACAGCACTTATTTCTGGTTACGCACAGGATAATCAGGTGGAACCATGTCTCCATTTATTTGCACTGATGAGGCACTCGATGTGCAAGCCAAATGACATCACATTTGCAACTATATTCAGTATGTGCACGAACCATGCATTTCTTGCACTTGGTAGAAGTGTTCAAGGCCTACAAATGAAAATGGGTTTTGATTCCTATGTGCATGTGTCCAATGCATTGATATCAATGTATGCAAAGTGCGGGAGCATTGGTGAAGCGCAAGCCATATTTGAGAACATTGCTTGCAAAGACCTGGTCTCTTGGAACTCCATGATCTTTGGATATTCACAGCATGGCCTTGCTGAGCATTGCATAAACTTGCTGAAACAAATGGAAGAGCACATAATTCCGGATGCAATATCCTTCCTAGGCGTGCTTTCATCATGCCGGCATGCATGCCTTGTAACGGAAGGTCGACGCTGCTTCAGGGTGATGATTGAACATGGAATAGAACCAGAGCTAGATCATTACTCATGTATGGTTGATCTCCTTGGCCGTGCAGGACTGCTCGATGAAGCGTGGGATCTGATCCAGACAATGTCCATGCCTCCAAATGGTGTTATATGGGGCTCCCTGCTAGCTTCCTGCAGGGTGCATGGAAGCGTTTCGATCGGCATACAGGCTGCAGAGCACCGTCTGAAGCTTGAACCAAGTTGTGCTGCAACTCATGTGCAGCTAGCAAATTTGTATGCAAGCATTGGCTGCTGGAGTGATGTGGCAAGAGTGAGGAAGGTGATGAAGGAGAGAGGGCTGAAAACGAACATCGGGTGCAGTTGGATAGAAGTTGGCAATAAAGTTTATACTTTTACCGCAGAAAACAGATCAAAGAGCCAGGTAAACGATGTTCTGGCAATTCTTGATTGCTTGCAGTCACATATGGATCACAAGTATGATATATTGATTGATGGTCTGGATTGGGATGATCCTGAGCATATCAAGTAA